From Brassica oleracea var. oleracea cultivar TO1000 chromosome C3, BOL, whole genome shotgun sequence, a single genomic window includes:
- the LOC106332927 gene encoding putative inactive serine/threonine-protein kinase At5g11400, translating into MGNCLKPSKEQAPPTSPKPLNIPSIPELENENLRVFSSKEVKKLTKKFGHNRLVVDNNGIGRLFYQGYINETTFSPSKNGTGLAVSVMHCVLHSSEELEEWKAEIRCLGKISHPNLVKLLGYCCEVKESLLVLECFHKGSLEAHIFGKEEETLPWEIRLKIAIETAQCLAFLHSVNNRALSREFGMHDIFLDEHYNAKLFYLGSNELRLFEDSISTAFIGRTDYTPPEYVISGHLGMKSDVYTFGVILIELLTGLKAFRRGARDIKSAISAKPFLSDKNKIMSIIDPRLGNDYPVNAVIQMGKLIKRCIKLDTKKRPTMQQVLDGLNDIRRY; encoded by the exons ATGGGAAACTGTCTAAAACCTTCCAAAGAACAGGCTCCTCCAACTTCTCCCAAGCCTCTTAACATCCCTTCAATTCCAG AGCTGGAAAACGAGAATCTGAGAGTCTTCAGCTCCAAGGAAGTGAAGAAACTAACAAAGAAATTCGGACATAATAGGCTTGTAGTTGACAATAATGGTATCGGTCGATTATTCTACCAGGGATACATCAATGAGACCACATTTTCTCCATCTAAAAACGGAACAGGACTCGCTGTTTCTGTCATGCACTGTGTTCTACATAGTTCCGAGGAACTAGAAGAGTGGAAG GCAGAAATTAGGTGCCTAGGAAAGATTTCTCATCCAAACTTGGTCAAACTATTAGGCTATTGCTGTGAAGTTAAAGAATCACTCTTGGTTCTTGAATGCTTCCACAAAGGAAGTCTTGAAGCTCACATTTTTGGAA AAGAAGAAGAAACCTTGCCTTGGGAAATACGGCTTAAGATAGCCATTGAAACAGCTCAATGTCTTGCATTTCTCCACTCGGTTAATAACAGAGCGTTATCTCGAGAATTCGGAATGCATGACATTTTCCTTGACGAG CACTACAATGCGAAACTGTTTTATCTTGGATCGAACGAGCTACGCTTGTTTGAAGATAGTATCTCGACCGCATTCATTGGAAGAACTGATTACACACCTCCTGAATATGTAATCTCAG GTCATTTGGGCATGAAGAGCGATGTCTATACATTTGGTGTGATCTTGATTGAGCTTTTAACTGGTTTAAAAGCTTTCCGTAGAGGAGCGAGAGACATAAAAAGTGCCATCTCGGCTAAACCTTTCTTGTCCGATAAGAATAAAATCATGAGTATAATCGATCCAAGACTTGGAAACGACTATCCTGTCAATGCGGTGATACAAATGGGAAAACTCATCAAAAGATGCATCAAGTTGGACACGAAGAAGAGACCAACGATGCAACAAGTTTTGGATGGTTTGAATGATATCCGCAGATATTAA
- the LOC106333513 gene encoding polyadenylate-binding protein-interacting protein 5-like — protein sequence MKPGGGAFALNPNAASYVPLSNRAGHADVEGFVFANPTTQEISFAGVQVSMPPEKSSEIAYKQIRDDDLDLEMDIDMDIEYLLVTFSGLSQESITDVYLANSGDLEATIEMLTQLEIYSDETQENLPETLDIFESGPSTSKASAQKKAAAEVVASPAPVIPNATVSA from the exons ATGAAGCCAGGAGGAGGAGCATTTGCATTGAATCCGAACGCAGCATCATATGTACCTCTCTCCAACAGAGCGGGCCATGCTGATGTGGAAGGTTTCGTGTTTGCCAACCCCACCACACAAGAGATAAGTTTTGCAGGCGTCCAAGTGTCCATGCCGCCTGAGAAATCATCTGAGATAGCGTACAAGCAGATAAGAGACGATGATTTGGATTTGGAGATGGATATAGACATGGATATTGAGTACCTTCTGGTCACATTCTCTGGTCTCTCACAAGAGTCTATCACCGATGTGTACCTAGCCAATAGCGGTGACCTTGAAGCAACCATTGAGATGCTGACTCAGCTTGAG ATATACAGCGATGAAACTCAAGAAAACCTTCCAGAGACGTTGGATATCTTTGAATCAGGCCCTTCAACCTCAAAGGCTTCAGCACAAAAGAAGGCAGCTGCTGAAGTCGTTGCATCACCTGCACCTGTTATCCCCAATGCAACTGTATCTGCCTGA
- the LOC106332900 gene encoding uncharacterized protein LOC106332900: protein MGEASGDEGLEFKWGKKRRVGGKKKDVQFYESFTYDGVEYSLYDSVLVGDANEPDTHELFVAKIIKIWEHTNKRAKNPRQVKLLWFFRPSEISPHLLEGVPDVLAKELFLASGEGPGLANVNPLEAICGKCSVVCISKDKRNPQPTDEEIESADFVFCRVFDVGSSRVLDTIDDKIAGVDVMFLFNRAGSKQEATNVQKVQEDINGNPDTLKPNGLPACGSVRETEDNSIESSDLRESSYSREEGKEKGHSKLAEERSNKDSSVQERYSKESSGFDDRPQKKRKLDGSDGKGDTGSFKRPRDISSDGKRGSEAFKRPKDKETGDEVPPEKPSLVKEKRDLGVSVSEGRDAKTAKKPSFDGRLLKRAEDETLADDYERGYQVIEVKQKPDAVNSKWFRPLPWEESMREAEKEERLVLLQNLDPTYTSDEVQDIVYSALNEQSTARMIERTSVTISHTGEALVIFNSRQAAERAIRRLDKGCLLLSSGRPLVAVFAKINPPGKLSSFYGHTKLQKTQMRREARDGVTTSRGSQPNTLEYVMAMEWCLHRARSDHAFQMAIKRQLEVKKSLRVNFKAKLP from the exons ATGGGAGAGGCATCAGGAGATGAAGGCTTAGAATTTAAGTGGGGTAAAAAGAGAAGAGTCGGTGGTAAAAAGAAAGACGTCCAGTTCTACGAATCTTTCACCTATGACGGTGTTGAATACTCTCTTTATGACTCTGTCTTAGTTGGCGATGCCAATGAACCAGACACTCACGAACTCTTTGTTGCCAAGATCATTAAAATTTGGGAACACACTAATAAGCGTGCTAAAAACCCAAGGCAAGTCAAGCTTCTCTGGTTCTTTAGACCTTCTGAGATCTCGCCGCATTTACTTGAAGGAGTGCCAGATGTACTTGCAAAGGAACTGTTTTTGGCGTCTGGTGAAGGTCCTGGCCTCGCTAATGTCAACCCACTG GAAGCAATCTGTGGAAAATGCTCCGTTGTATGCATTTCGAAGGATAAAAGGAATCCACAACCCACAGATGAAGAAATTGAGTCAGCAGACTTTGTGTTTTGCCGAGTATTTGATGTTGGAAGCTCTAGAGTGTTGGATACAATAGATGATAAAATTGCTGGAGTTGACG TTATGTTTCTCTTCAACAGAGCTGGTAGTAAGCAAGAAGCAACTAATGTACAGAAAGTTCAAGAAGACATAAATGGAAATCCAGATACTTTGAAACCAAATGGTCTTCCAGCTTGTGGTTCAGTTCGTGAAACTGAAGACAACTCTATTGAATCTTCTGACCTTAGAGAAAGCAGTTATAGTCGTGAAGAAGGGAAAGAAAAAGGTCACAGTAAACTTGCAGAAGAAAGGTCTAACAAGGATTCTAGTGTGCAGGAAAGATACAGTAAAGAGTCAAGCGGATTTGATGATAGGCCTCAAAAGAAACGGAAACTAGATGGTTCTGATGGTAAAGGAGATACAGGTTCTTTTAAGAGACCTAGAGATATTAGTTCTGATGGTAAAAGAGGTTCAGAAGCTTTTAAGAGACCTAAAGACAAAGAGACAGGAGATGAAGTCCCTCCTGAGAAGCCCAGTTTGGTCAAGGAGAAGCGAGATCTTGGTGTGTCAGTTTCTGAAGGAAGAGACGCAAAAACTGCAAAGAAACCTAGCTTTGATGGTAGGCTATTAAAACGCGCTGAGGACGAGACGTTGGCAGATGATTATGAAAGAGGTTATCAAGTAATTGAAGTGAAACAAAAGCCGGATGCT GTCAACAGCAAATGGTTTCGACCTCTT CCTTGGGAAGAAAGTATGAGGGAAGCAGAAAAGGAAGAGAGACTTGTTCTCCTTCAAAACTTGGATCCTACTTACACATCTGATGAAGTGCAG GATATAGTCTATTCTGCTTTGAATGAGCAGTCTACAGCGAGGATGATAGAGCGTACATCAGTCACTATTTCTCATACTG GTGAAGCTTTGGTCATATTCAATTCAAGACAAGCTGCAGAAAGAGCGATTAGAAGACTAGATAAGGGGTGCTTGTTGCTATCAAGTGGGAG GCCCCTTGTTGCTGTCTTTGCTAAGATAAATCCTCCAGGGAAGCTCTCATCATTCTACGGTCATACCAAACTACAGAAAACTCAAATGCGACGAGAGGCG AGAGATGGAGTGACTACATCGCGTGGCTCTCAGCCAAACACCCTTGAGTATGTAATGGCAATGGAATGGTGCTTGCACCGAGCTAGATCTGACCATGCGTTTCAAATGGCTATTAAG AGGCAATTGGAGGTGAAAAAATCGCTGCGGGTTAACTTCAAGGCTAAACTTCCTTAG
- the LOC106329244 gene encoding GTP-binding protein At2g22870-like, whose translation MILAQLPRLHLSIFAKSHFSLASSHFNLINPNPPVKLAKTLFSSLATVEPVPLPVSDSSHLEDAPMEIPLDKLFIPPETDISGDDPSRLAARILKGSNIVLSKYARDAQVVQADYVKSSVRTEDCPADGLPEFALVGRSNVGKSSLLNSLVKRKRLALTSKKPGKTQCINHFRINDNWYLVDLPGYGYASAPHELKKDWNKFTKDYFLNRSTLVSVFLLVDASLPAKQIDLDYASWLGQNQVPMTMVFTKCDKRKKKKNGGKKPEENIKEFQDLIQGFFETTPPWIMTSSVTNQGRDEILLHMAQLRNYWLKH comes from the exons ATGATTTTAGCTCAGCTTCCAAGACTTCATCTCTCCATCTTCGCCAAATCCCATTTCTCTCTCGCTTCTTCGCATTTCAATCTCATAAACCCTAACCCGCCGGTTAAGCTAGCCAAAACCCTTTTCTCCAGTCTCGCCACGGTTGAACCCGTACCACTGCCGGTCTCGGATTCATCCCATCTAGAAGATGCTCCGATGGAGATTCCGCTCGACAAGCTTTTTATTCCGCCGGAGACGGATATCTCCGGCGACGACCCGTCGAGGCTGGCGGCTAGGATACTGAAGGGCTCGAACATAGTGCTGAGCAAGTACGCTAGAGACGCACAGGTGGTCCAGGCAGACTATGTGAAGAGCAGTGTCCGGACGGAAGATTGTCCGGCCGATGGGCTGCCGGAGTTCGCGCTTGTCGGGAGGTCCAATGTTGGGAAATCCTCGCTGCTCAATTCGTTGGTGAAAAGGAAACGACTTGCCTTGACGTCTAAGAAACCTG GAAAGACGCAATGCATTAATCATTTCCGGATCAACGACAATTGGTACTTGGTCGATTTGCCTGGATACGG GTATGCATCAGCACCGCATGAGCTCAAAAAAGATTGGAACAAATTCACCAAAGACTATTTCCTGAACAGATCAACATTAGTCTCAGTATTTTTGCTAGTTGATGCCAGCCTTCCTGCAAAGCAAATCGATCTTGACTACGCTAGCTGGCTTGGTCAAAACCAG GTTCCGATGACTATGGTGTTCACGAAATGCGACAAGAGGAAGAAGAAGAAAAACGGAGGGAAGAAACCGGAGGAGAATATAAAGGAGTTCCAAGATTTGATCCAAGGGTTCTTCGAGACAACACCACCATGGATTATGACCAGCAGTGTGACAAACCAAGGCAGGGACGAGATATTGTTGCATATGGCTCAGCTAAGAAACTACTGGCTCAAACACTAA
- the LOC106334886 gene encoding beta-adaptin-like protein A, with protein MPPPAASSRYPSPSQPSGKSEVTDLKSQLRQLAGSRAPGVDDSKRDLFKKVISYMTIGIDVSSVFGEMVMCSATSDIVLKKMCYLYVGNYAKGNPDLSLLTINFLQRDCKDEDPMIRGLALRSLCSLRVPNLVEYLLGPLGSGLKDNNSYVRTIAVTGVLKLYHISASTCIDAEFPATLKSLMLHDSDAQVVANCLAALQEIWSLEASHSEEACREKESLLSKPLIYYFLNRIKEFNEWAQCLILELAVKYVPSDSNDIFDIMNLLEDRLQHANGAVVLATVKVFLQLTLSMTDVHQQVYERIKSPLLTLVSSGSPEQSYAILSHLHLLVVRAPFIFASDYKHFYCQYNEPSYVKKLKLEMLTAIANESNTYEIVTELCEYAANVDIEIARESIRAVGKIALQQYDVNAIVDRLLQFLEMEKDYVTAETLVLVKDLLRKHPQWSHDCISVVGGISSKNIQEPKAKAALIWMLGEYAQDMSDAPYILENLIENWEEEHSAEVRLHLLTAAMKCFFKRAPETQKALGIALAAGIADFHQDVHDRALFYYRVLQYDVHVAERVVSPPQQAVSAFADTQSSEIKDRIFDEFNSLSVIYQKPSYIFTDKEHRGPFEFSDELGSTSITPEVSSDIVPAQQFEANDKDLLLSTDEKDDNKGLSSNNGSAYTAPYESSNISSQMQELAISGPAASATTTQSSFDFDDLLGLGLSTAPAPTPSPPLLKLNARAALDPRAFQQKWRQLPISLSQEYSVNPQGIAALTVPQSLIKHMQSHSIHCIASGGQSPNFKFFFFAQKEAEPLDYLTECIINSSSAKAQIKVKADEQSTSQAFATVFETALSKFGMP; from the exons ATGCCTCCTCCAGCCGCTTCGTCGCGTTATCCGTCACCGTCTCAACCGTCAGG GAAAAGCGAAGTGACAGATCTGAAATCTCAGCTTCGCCAATTAGCCGGAAGCAGAGCTCCAGGAGTCGACGATTCCAAACGCGACCTCTTCAAGAAAGTGATCTCCTACATGACTATCGGCATTGACGTCTCCTCCGTATTCGGAGAAATGGTCATGTGCTCGGCGACGTCAGACATTGTCCTCAAGAAGATGTGTTATCTCTACGTTGGAAACTATGCGAAGGGCAATCCTGATCTCTCCCTTCTGACGATCAATTTCCTCCAAAGGGATTGCAAGGATGAGGACCCTATGATCCGTGGCCTTGCTCTGAGGAGTTTGTGTTCTTTACGAGTGCCGAACCTTGTTGAGTATCTGCTTGGTCCCTTGGGGAGTGGGCTGAAGGATAATAACAGCTATGTGAGAACAATCGCTGTAACTGGAGTGCTGAAGCTTTATCACATCTCGGCCTCGACGTGTATCGATGCTGAGTTTCCTGCAACGTTGAAAAGTTTGATGCTTCATGATTCAGATGCTCAG GTAGTTGCTAATTGCCTGGCTGCACTTCAAGAAATTTGGAGTTTAGAAGCAAGCCACTCTGAGGAAGCGTGTCGGGAGAAGGAATCTTTGCTTAGCAAACCACTTATATATTATTTCTTGAATCG GATCAAGGAATTCAATGAATGGGCGCAATGTCTTATACTTGAGTTGGCAGTAAAATATGTGCCGTCAGATAGTAATGATATTTTTGACATTATGAATCTGTTGGAAGACAGACTTCAGCACGCCAATGGTGCTGTTGTCTTGGCAACAGTCAAAGTGTTTCTGCAGTTGACACTCTCCATGACTGATGTTCATCAACAG GTGTATGAGCGTATTAAATCTCCACTTCTGACTCTCGTTAGTTCTGGAAGTCCGGAGCAGTCGTATGCAATCTTGAGCCACCTTCATCTTTTGGTTGTCCGTGCGCCATTCATATTTGCCTCAGATTATAAGCATTTCTACTGCCAGTACAATGAACCCTCATATGTCAAAAAGTTGAAGCTTGAGATGTTGACTGCTATTGCAAATGAAAGCAACACTTACGAAATTG TGACGGAACTATGCGAGTATGCTGCAAACGTCGATATTGAAATTGCAAGGGAATCAATTCGGGCAGTTGGGAAGATTGCTTTGCAGCAGTATGATGTGAACGCGATTGTTGATAGACTTCTTCAGTTTCTGGAGATGGAAAAGGACTATGTCACTGCTGAAACTTTG GTTCTTGTGAAGGACCTTCTAAGGAAGCATCCACAATGGAGCCATGACTGCATTTCTGTTGTTGGCGGTATCAGCAGCAAAAACATTCAGGAACCGAAAGCCAAGGCGGCTCTTATATGGATGTTGGGTGAATATGCCCAGGACATGAGTGATGCTCCTTATATTTTGGAGAATCTGATCGAGAACTGGGAGGAAGAGCATTCGGCTGAGGTCCGGTTGCATCTCCTAACCGCAGCTATGAAATGCTTTTTCAAGAGGGCACCTGAGACTCAGAAAGCCCTAGGAATAGCTCTAGCTGCAGGGATTGCTGATTTTCACCAG GATGTTCACGATCGAGCCTTGTTCTACTATCGGGTTCTGCAATACGACGTGCATGTGGCAGAACGTGTTGTTAGTCCTCCACAACAGGCGGTTTCAGCCTTTGCTGACACTCAAAGCAGTGAAATCAAAGACCGTATATTTGACGAGTTTAACAGTCTTTCTGTGATCTACCAGAAG CCATCTTACATTTTCACGGATAAGGAACACCGAGGGCCCTTTGAGTTTTCAGACGAACTTGGAAGTACTTCCATCACACCTGAAGTCTCCAGTGACATTGTTCCAGCTCAGCAATTTGAGGCAAATGACAAGGACCTGCTTCTGAGTACTGACGAGAAGGATGACAACAAAGGACTTTCCAGTAACAATGGTTCCGCATACACGGCTCCATATGAAAGCTCTAATATATCCTCGCAAATGCAAGAACTTGCAATCTCCGGCCCTGCCGCGTCCGCAACTACCACACAATCTAGCTTTGATTTTGACGATCTCCTTGGTTTGGGTTTATCAACAGCTCCTGCTCCAACACCATCACCGCCTCTTTTAAAGCTTAACGCAAGAGCTGCTCTAGATCCACGCGCCTTCCAACAGAAATGGCGCCAACTGCCCATATCATTATCACAG GAGTATTCTGTGAACCCCCAAGGAATCGCGGCCTTGACAGTTCCACAATCACTTATCAAACACATGCAGAGTCATTCCATTCACTGCATCGCATCGGGAGGTCAATCTCCAAACTTCAAGTTCTTCTTCTTTGCTCAAAAGGAAGCAGAACCCTTGGACTATCTCACTGAGTGTATCATAAACTCTTCATCGGCCAAAGCTCAGATAAAAGTGAAAGCGGACGAGCAGAGTACCTCTCAGGCATTCGCCACCGTATTTGAAACAGCCTTGTCCAAATTCGGCATGCCTTGA
- the LOC106334887 gene encoding coiled-coil domain-containing protein 25-like has protein sequence MVFYFKARPDAGDYTIFMGLDKFENEELIKYGFPEDVWFHVDKMSSAHVYLRLHKGQGFDDINEGVLEDCAQLVKANSIQGNKVNNVDVVYTPWSNLKKTASMDVGQVGFHNSKMVRTIRVEKRVNDIINRLNKTKVERTPDLRAEREAVNAAERAERKQHLREKKKREEIERLEKERQAEMRSYKGLMVTDKMTSNKDIASSNKSLQELEDDFM, from the exons ATGGTGTTCTACTTCAAGGCCCGACCAGATGCTGGCGACTACACCATCTTCATGGGGCTTGATAAGTTCGAGAACGAGGAGCTCATCAAGTACGGCTTCCCTGAAGACGTCTG GTTTCACGTTGACAAAATGTCCTCAGCTCACGTTTACCTAAGGCTTCATAAAGGCCAGGGTTTTGATGACATTAATGAAGGTGTGCTGGAGGACTGTGCTCAGCTTGTGAAAGCCAACTCCATTCAAG GCAACAAGGTGAACAACGTCGATGTTGTGTACACTCCGTGGTCCAACTTGAAGAAAACCGCCTCCATGGATGTTGGTCAAGTTGGTTTCCACAATTCAAAGATG GTCCGGACTATCAGAGTGGAGAAACGAGTCAACGATATAATTAACAGGTTGAACAAAACAAAGGTTGAGAGAACCCCTGATCTGAGAG CCGAGAGGGAAGCAGTGAATGCTGCAGAGAGAGCTGAGAGGAAGCAACATCTGAGGGAGAAG AAGAAACGTGAAGAGATAGAGAGGCTGGAGAAGGAGAGGCAAGCAGAGATGAGGAGCTACAAGGGATTGATGGTAACTGATAAAATGACATCCAACAAAGACATTGCTTCAAGCAACAAATCTCTTCAAGAACTCGAAGACGATTTCATGTAA